The genomic stretch TCTGGCGCGGTACCGGGATCCTGTGCTCACCTCCCCGTCCTGCGGGGCTCTCTCTCCCGGCAGGGCGGCGGGTgccatgagcagcagctgcgcgtcccccgccgccgcccgccgccgcctgcAGCGCCGGGATCGATAGAGGCGGGGGCTGCGGACGCGCCATGGCCGGCAGCGGCTACACGGACCTGCGGGAGAAGCTCAAGTCCATGATGCCCTACCGGGACGGCCACaaaggcggcggcggcggcggcctcCCGCGGGAGCCCCCCGAGCCGCCGTACGAGCGCAAGCGGCGGCACCAGGAGGACTCCGGCTCCGAGCCCAGCGACTACgaggagcagaaggaggaggaggaagctcGGAAAGTGAAGAGCGGCATCCGCCAGCTTCGCCTCTTCAGCGCCGAGGAGTGCGCCAAGATCGAGGCGCGCATCGAGGACGTGGTGTCCCGGGCGGAGAAGGGGCTCTACAAGGAGCACACGGTGGACCGGGCGCCGCTGCGGAACAAGTATTTTTTCGGGGAAGGTTACACGTACGGGTCTCAGCTGCAGCGGCGGGGCCCCGGGCAGGAGCGCCTGTACCCGCGGGGGGAGGTGGACGCCATCCCCGAGTGGGTGCACGACCTGGTGATCAGGAAGCTGGTGGAGCACCGGGTGATCCCCGAGGGCTTTGTGAACAGTGCCGTCATCAACGACTACCAGCCGGGGGGCTGCATTGTCTCCCACGTGGACCCCATCCATATCTTTGAGAGGCCCATCGTCTCCGTGTCCTTCTTCAGCGACTCGGCGCTCTGCTTCGGGTGTAAATTCCAGTTCAAGCCCATCCGGGTGTCGGAGCCCGTTCTGTTCCTGCCCGTCAAGAGGGGGAGCGTCACGGTGCTCAGGTAAGTCGCCCGCGTTGCCGAGGCCCCGGTTGTGTAACGCGGATCACGAGGCGCTCGGATGCGCGCCCCGACGGCGCCTCGGgctccatctcctccttctGCCGGTGCTCGGGGGCTCGCTGTGCTGCAAGGGGTGAAAAAGCGATTCTGGGGGGTGGTCCTGCCGTTGTTGTGGGTGAGGATTTGGGTGGGTGCTCTCTCCATGGAGCTTGAGGCGAAtgctggtgggagcagagctgagctggccaCTGAGTTCCTGTAAATGGTTAAAGTAACACGTTGAGACACAAAATGGATCCTTTGCCCAAGAGTGGTCAGAGCGGAGCAGCTGTAGGGACAGGGCTCCTGGGTCTATTCTTAGCTCGGCCGGTGCTTCTCTGACCTGACCTTAACCGTGGAGAGGAGGTGTGAATGGCCTCGTCCTCCCAGTCTGTAAACTGGGAGTGCTGAGCCCTCCCCTGCGCTGTGACGATGGGGAGAGCAGAGTGCAGAGCCCCGCGTGATTGTCACTTGGAAGTGCAGCGTGTCACGGGCACAGGAAGGGACTTGGTGTGCGTTGAGGAAGAGCCCTGGAAGGTGGAATGACCTGCCCAAGGTCACGCAGTTGGCCGGCAGTGAGCCTGGGGTTGGCACCGGGGAACGCCTGCTTGCTAATGCCACAGCTGCCCacacaggtgaggggacaggcaggtgaggggacagggctggagcaccgGGATCCCGCTGtctccagctcctggggagGGCAGCTGGAAGCCTGGCATTGGTGCTGCCGGTCCCTTGTGTCCCTGAAGGTCAGagtgctccctgccagcagcagggatcgccaggcctgtgccagcagtgccaccagctgTATCCTCCTTTGGGGGGTGGCTTTTTTGGGCTGGTGAAGGTCCAGGCCGGTTTTCCGGGCTCCCAGGCCGTAATACAATCCCTTGCTTTGGCTTGTAAATTGATCGCTGCagggttcgggaaggaatttttccccccacaaaCACACGGCCTCCTTGACTGGTGCATCAATAATAAATGCCGAGATCTCGCGTCGCTTTTATCTCGGAAAAGCTGCACAAACATTAACTAATCCTTGCTGTACCCCGGTGTTAGGTAACTTGTGTGGATTAGCCAGGGATgagggaggctgcagagggaggcGGGAATGGTGCTGAGGACATTTTCTCATTCCTGGTGGTTTGACAGGGCTCGGGGGGCAGAGGTCGGGGTGATTTTGTGAAATGGGACCCAAGGGGACCCATCCTGCTCTATATCTTTTTACTGCAGAGCGagctccatccccagggatggaCTGCTGGGtgtgaggcagctgctctgctccctgacTTCTCTGAGATACCAGGAGGGAAACTTTCTACCCCAATTTTCGTGCTGCTGATGCAGACCCCTCTGCTGTCTTTCCTCGTCAGGCCTGGATAAATAGTTGTCCTTCTTTTTACAGCCAGAGGTCTTCTGTTTTTTAAGGACAGAGAGAGTTTTATCCTGCTTGGAAGCATTCTGGCAGAGCTGCTAATGCAGGGTCAGCCTCAAGTCTTGCAGTCAAAGCCTCTTGAAAAACTCTGGAGGAGGATCTGCAGTGGAGGATGGTGGGAGGAAAGAGAGATGCTTGCTCTGCTCCAGGACCAGAGAATGATGTTTTCTTATTCCAGacccttccttttccttctcaaaaCTGCTGGGAAGAGGCTGCTGCCTTAGGGCTCATGGAATTGGAGTGAGGTGTCTCCCAGGGGTGTTTGGGTTGTTGGCAGTGTCACTCAGGTGCTGTAATCAGTTTGTTAATGTAGCTAAAGGAATCCTACAAACAACATGAAGATATCTTGATATCTTTTCCCTCCAAATCCAAGGGCTGCTTTCTGCGCCACCCACTGCATCTTGATCAGGGTCAGACTTTCCTCCTTCCGGCAAGTAATAGACTTTAAAACAGGGATTATTTCAATTTGATGCAGCAGTTAGCAGGTACTTTACACTCGCTTATGGGAGATTCTGCCAGAGTGACTGTTGTGTGTTGACAGGATCCCGTCTGGGATCAATTCCTTGTCTCACAGCAGATCCCCTGCTCTCCCATCTCCCCCCAGCAgtcaggaggagcaggagaggtgCAGAGCGTGCTCAGGGGTGTGGCACCAAATCCAGCCCTTGGTCGTGACTCCCCAAACTTGGCATTTTCTCCGCTGGGTAAACAGCTGCTGGAGGCAGTTACCCTGGAGATGGGCAACGGGCACAGATAGAGGTGGCATGCCTGTAATGTCTGGGATTCAGATCCTGCTGGGTCAGTGGCTGCAGCCTTTCCAGGGAAGCCTTGTGGAAGTCCTGAGGATCTAAAGGAAGCTGTCATGTTCCTGGAATCCTCTTTGACCCCACAGCACTCTCACACTGGCCCCAGATTGCCTCTGTCATGTTCCTGCTCCTAATTTCACAGCTGCTGACCCAGTAGGGATTTTGCAGAGGCgctttccccatttccctcccttTATTTTGTTTGCCTGCCCTGAAGCAGGATGTGGTGTTTGCCAACACTGAACCTGCCTCAGACTGCTTGGAAAGCGTTCAGCCCTCAAATGACAGGTGAGGTGGAACAGGATTCAcgtggctgggctgtgcccctcTGCCAGAAGGCAAAGGCTGAGCCACCCCATGACCTGTAATGAGCCCTTTCTCCTTTCACATCTGCAGGGA from Ammospiza caudacuta isolate bAmmCau1 chromosome 17, bAmmCau1.pri, whole genome shotgun sequence encodes the following:
- the ALKBH5 gene encoding RNA demethylase ALKBH5; translation: MAGSGYTDLREKLKSMMPYRDGHKGGGGGGLPREPPEPPYERKRRHQEDSGSEPSDYEEQKEEEEARKVKSGIRQLRLFSAEECAKIEARIEDVVSRAEKGLYKEHTVDRAPLRNKYFFGEGYTYGSQLQRRGPGQERLYPRGEVDAIPEWVHDLVIRKLVEHRVIPEGFVNSAVINDYQPGGCIVSHVDPIHIFERPIVSVSFFSDSALCFGCKFQFKPIRVSEPVLFLPVKRGSVTVLSGYAADEITHCIRPQDIKERRAVIILRKTRLDAPRLETKSLSSSVLPPGYNSDRLSGNNRDQILKPKRSHRKADPDAAHRPRILEMDKEENRRSVLLPKHRRRSNFSSENYWRRSYEYTEDCEDEEEDGSPARKVKMRRH